From one Butyricimonas faecihominis genomic stretch:
- a CDS encoding FecR family protein — protein MKELHKLITKDIFDCLSEEDAGRLRELRAELHIDDEAYRQMKKMITSREVHERIMEVRKKPSRMIKMMRYAAILILPVAIAVYIFISQGNVIKPEIVVQNQVEEKLPVPVRKQAMLVLEDGSVLQLQRVEGKKEVTSNAITNGNELVYSKKDSSANNVVVEYNTVVVPKGGEYHVMLADGTKVWFNEETQLRFPVDFVGDSREVFLSKGEIYLEVARDEKHPFIVHTENGDIQVLGTEFNVKCLPDKKVATTLVKGSVQVKRKDAEVVLKPNQHAVVGNVMNVITVTEVDVEEIICWKDNMFFFRDVELEKILDQLAEWYGFTVFYENADVKQEKFFVRVDKYAEVGKILDVISDVGDVKFKISGKVVTVYK, from the coding sequence ATGAAGGAACTACATAAATTAATTACGAAGGACATCTTTGATTGCTTGTCGGAAGAGGATGCCGGGAGGTTACGAGAGTTGCGTGCCGAGCTGCATATTGATGATGAGGCGTACAGGCAAATGAAAAAGATGATCACCAGCCGGGAGGTTCACGAACGGATCATGGAGGTAAGGAAAAAGCCGAGCCGAATGATAAAGATGATGCGTTACGCTGCCATTCTGATTTTACCCGTGGCTATTGCTGTCTATATCTTCATAAGTCAAGGAAATGTAATAAAGCCGGAAATAGTGGTGCAAAATCAAGTCGAAGAAAAATTACCTGTTCCGGTTCGTAAACAGGCTATGCTGGTTCTAGAAGACGGTTCTGTTCTGCAGCTTCAGAGAGTGGAGGGTAAAAAAGAGGTTACCTCGAATGCCATCACAAATGGAAATGAGCTTGTTTATTCGAAGAAAGATTCTTCAGCGAATAACGTGGTGGTCGAGTATAATACCGTGGTGGTTCCGAAGGGTGGAGAGTATCACGTGATGTTGGCTGACGGAACGAAAGTTTGGTTTAATGAAGAGACTCAATTGAGATTTCCCGTGGATTTTGTTGGTGATAGCCGTGAAGTGTTTTTGAGCAAGGGCGAAATTTATCTGGAAGTGGCGAGAGATGAGAAACACCCTTTTATCGTACACACGGAGAATGGAGATATACAAGTGCTAGGGACGGAGTTTAACGTGAAGTGTCTGCCGGATAAAAAGGTGGCAACGACTTTGGTTAAGGGTAGCGTGCAAGTGAAAAGGAAGGATGCGGAAGTTGTGTTAAAACCCAATCAACATGCAGTTGTGGGTAACGTGATGAACGTGATCACGGTGACCGAGGTGGATGTAGAAGAAATTATTTGCTGGAAAGATAACATGTTCTTTTTCCGGGACGTGGAATTGGAGAAAATTCTGGATCAATTGGCGGAATGGTATGGCTTTACGGTATTCTACGAGAATGCGGATGTAAAGCAGGAGAAGTTTTTTGTTCGAGTGGATAAATATGCCGAGGTCGGTAAGATCTTGGATGTGATTTCTGATGTTGGTGATGTTAAATTTAAAATTAGTGGAAAAGTAGTAACTGTATATAAATAG